A segment of the Amycolatopsis thermophila genome:
ACCACCGGACCCCGCCGACGTCGACGACGCGGCCCTGACCGTGGCGAGGTCCCTGTGCTCGACCGGCGCCGACCTCGCCACTGCGCAGGGCTGGTGGGGCGCGATCCTCGGCACCCCGGCCCTGGCGCCGCAGGCGCGCCTGATCTTCGACACGGCCACCACGCTCGCCGCGGCCGCGCCGCGCTAGGCCCGGCCGAGCCAGGTGGTCATCCCGTCGCCGGGCACCGCAACGATCACAAGACAGCGGTGGGCCCGGCCGGGCAGCTCAGCTCTCCTGCAGTCGCACCCGGGCGTTCACCTCGGACAGCGCGTCCTGGTACTCGGGCACCGGGTTCATCGCCCACGCCATGCGCAGCTGTCCCAGGGCTTCGACCAGCCGTCCCAACCTCTGGAGCGTGCGGCCCAGCACGAACCGGGCGTAATGGTCCGACGGATCGAGTTCCAGCACCCGCGTCAACGCCTGCTCGGCGCGGTTGAGCTGGGCGGAGTGGAAGTAGGCGCGTCCGGCCAGCAGCTGGACGCTCGGCTTGTCCGGTTCGCTCTCCAGCACCGGCTGCAGCGCCTTCAGCGCGTCGAGTGGACGACGCTTTTCGACGAGATCCTCCGCTTCGCGAAACGCGTGGAGCGGGTGC
Coding sequences within it:
- a CDS encoding tetratricopeptide repeat protein, whose amino-acid sequence is MDDSETPRGTASRHPLHAFREAEDLVEKRRPLDALKALQPVLESEPDKPSVQLLAGRAYFHSAQLNRAEQALTRVLELDPSDHYARFVLGRTLQRLGRLVEALGQLRMAWAMNPVPEYQDALSEVNARVRLQES